Proteins found in one Synechococcus sp. LA31 genomic segment:
- a CDS encoding YajQ family cyclic di-GMP-binding protein: protein MADTYSFDVVSDFDRQELVNAIDQARRDVSTRYDLKDSNTEIDLEEASFTITTASDMTLQAVEDVLRQKATKRNLSLKIFDFQTPEPVGGNRVKQEVKLRKGLSQELAKKLSKTVRDELKKVTVAIQGDTLRVTGKNKDDLQAAINLLKAQDVEVPLQFQNYR, encoded by the coding sequence ATGGCCGACACCTATTCCTTCGACGTGGTTTCCGACTTCGACCGTCAAGAGCTGGTGAATGCCATCGACCAGGCCCGCCGTGACGTGTCGACCCGCTACGACCTCAAGGACTCCAACACCGAGATCGATCTGGAGGAGGCCAGCTTCACGATCACCACGGCTAGCGACATGACCCTGCAGGCGGTGGAGGATGTGCTGCGCCAGAAAGCCACCAAGCGCAATCTTTCGCTGAAGATCTTCGATTTCCAGACTCCCGAGCCCGTGGGCGGCAACCGGGTGAAGCAAGAGGTGAAGCTGCGTAAGGGCCTTAGCCAGGAGCTGGCCAAGAAGCTCAGCAAAACCGTGCGGGATGAGCTCAAGAAGGTCACGGTGGCCATCCAGGGCGACACCCTGCGGGTGACGGGCAAGAACAAAGACGACCTCCAGGCCGCCATCAATCTGCTCAAGGCTCAGGATGTGGAGGTGCCTCTTCAATTCCAGAACTACCGCTGA
- a CDS encoding LysR substrate-binding domain-containing protein — protein MIDQDSLAALDGLLWLRSGEAVAERFALSQSSVSRQARRCLRVFDVDVRKLEGEWDLIGDAPLLAAERQVHQLARWRGHRALRLEGTYWSGPLLCEPVPPGWVLGLCNIVGIARNFALLRERVVDVWLAGLPDVPEPDDPELTSISLCQMPVHCLVQPGHPLLQRSSISFEDLRPYPSLALPQGAYPLVEAALKEVGLWSSPVRMRRYKRQLWEGKTEQELTIGYGTALSLELLGPAMQRLALQLPVNSGEVLVVRREFASTPQFKQLATTLHHRLCQLASHLPEIQMLPLPFSGSSGIEEAPPHPEP, from the coding sequence GTGATCGACCAAGACAGCCTGGCCGCACTCGATGGTTTGCTGTGGTTGCGCTCAGGTGAGGCGGTGGCAGAGCGGTTCGCACTGAGCCAGTCGTCGGTCTCGCGGCAGGCCCGCCGCTGCCTGCGGGTGTTTGACGTTGACGTGAGAAAACTCGAGGGGGAATGGGACCTCATCGGTGATGCACCTTTGCTGGCAGCCGAACGGCAGGTGCATCAGCTGGCCCGCTGGCGCGGCCATCGTGCCCTTCGGCTGGAGGGCACCTATTGGTCGGGTCCGTTGCTCTGCGAACCGGTACCGCCAGGGTGGGTGCTGGGGCTCTGCAACATCGTGGGCATCGCGCGCAATTTCGCGCTGCTACGCGAGCGAGTTGTGGATGTATGGCTAGCAGGCCTGCCGGATGTACCGGAGCCCGATGACCCGGAGCTCACCAGCATCAGCCTTTGCCAGATGCCGGTGCACTGCTTGGTGCAGCCCGGCCATCCGCTGCTCCAGCGCAGCAGCATCAGCTTTGAGGATCTGCGCCCCTACCCGAGCCTGGCGCTGCCGCAAGGTGCCTACCCCCTGGTGGAGGCCGCTCTGAAGGAGGTTGGCCTATGGAGCTCACCGGTGCGAATGCGGCGCTACAAGCGGCAGCTGTGGGAAGGCAAAACTGAGCAGGAGCTCACAATCGGCTACGGAACAGCGCTGAGCCTGGAGCTGCTGGGCCCGGCGATGCAGCGACTAGCACTGCAATTGCCGGTGAACTCGGGGGAAGTGCTGGTGGTGCGGCGGGAGTTTGCCTCCACGCCGCAGTTCAAGCAACTGGCCACCACCCTGCACCACAGGCTGTGCCAGTTGGCCTCGCACCTCCCGGAGATCCAGATGCTGCCGCTGCCCTTCAGCGGTAGTTCTGGAATTGAAGAGGCACCTCCACATCCTGAGCCTTGA
- a CDS encoding hydantoinase B/oxoprolinase family protein produces MASAGWRFWIDRGGTFTDVVGCTPQGVLQVTKVLSEQPEQQGDPAVNALRAMLGLPEAAAPIPVGLIEEVRLGTTVATNAFLERKGAPSLLLLNSGLADLLVIGDQHRPDLFALAIERLEPLAEQVLEVKGRLAADGAELEPLQLDDHLADQLQAARSAGVRSVAVALLHSVTNPAHELALGRWLERFRFEQIALSHQVSPLPRLVPRAHTSVLEAYVGPVLQSYLQRVQQALGPAVPLQVMRSSGVLAEPGALHAKDTILSGPAGGLVGAVRTAAMAGFSRIVGFDMGGTSTDVCYCDGPWPRRDQVELAGLPIQAPMLDIHTVAAGGGSRLQFDGLRLTVGPDSAGANPGPACYRRGGPLTITDANLLLGRLRPAFFPALFGAGGDQPIDAEVVQQGFAQLAEAMGCSPEQAAEGALTVALERMAEAIRRVSIERGHDLREAVLCSFGGAGGQHACALADLLGMRQVLLHPLAGVLSAYGIGLAEEGRLLEQPVGMPLSAALLPLLEQRASSLLAQHGVLPLPEGMAMQRTLQLRLAGSDHTLPVPWPEHTSLQALLDGFARLYRQSFGYVSAQLPVVDRISLELHRPQDPVALQPLPEAFGAAPQPISLYVQGEWRPAQLVQRQHLRLGQRLAGPALISEATGTILVPPGWSGQCLEAGVLLLEQQAAPAQVLPEASGLDPISLELFSHRFMAIAEQMGTRLQQTSASVNIRERLDFSCALFDACGQLVANAPHIPVHLGSMGESVLALLAAIARGDHQPLAPGDAVVSNNPFNGGTHLPDLTLITPVFWADQMVAFVACRGHHADVGGITPGSMPPHSTSIEQEGLLFDNVPLLHNGEWLEAMWRERLTTGAFPARNPDLVLADLQAQLAANQLGVERLQALMAAQGTDRVQRAMLQVQAHAAEAVRRVIGRLNSGSARVELDAGLQIAVAVQVDQAKRCVRIDFSGTSAQQASNLNAPLAVTKAVVLYVFRTLVQQPIPLNAGCFEPLELVVPPGCLLNPAPPAAVVAGNVETSQAVANALFAALGVMAAAQGTMNNLSFGNGRCQYYETICGGTGAGEGFDGASAVQSHMTNSRLTDPEILEQRLPVRLERFAIRRGSGGSGRWRGGHGAVRELQALEPLTLSLLSGSRRVPPFGLNGGGAGACGENWLLRRDQQPERLAGSTAVELAAGDRVRVLTPGGGGFGAAAPN; encoded by the coding sequence ATGGCTTCGGCTGGCTGGCGCTTTTGGATTGATCGTGGTGGCACGTTCACCGATGTGGTGGGGTGCACGCCGCAAGGTGTTCTGCAGGTGACCAAGGTGCTCTCGGAGCAGCCTGAGCAACAGGGTGATCCAGCGGTGAATGCTCTGCGGGCCATGCTTGGCCTGCCAGAGGCGGCAGCCCCGATCCCCGTTGGCTTGATCGAGGAGGTGCGGCTCGGCACCACGGTGGCGACTAATGCATTTCTTGAGCGCAAGGGAGCGCCGAGCCTGCTGCTGCTCAACAGCGGTTTGGCGGATCTGTTGGTGATCGGTGATCAGCACCGGCCCGATCTGTTTGCCCTGGCGATTGAACGTCTGGAGCCTTTGGCGGAGCAGGTGCTGGAGGTGAAGGGGCGCCTCGCTGCGGATGGCGCTGAGCTCGAGCCGTTGCAGCTGGATGATCACTTGGCTGATCAGTTGCAAGCCGCCCGTTCAGCCGGGGTGCGCAGCGTGGCTGTGGCGTTGCTGCACAGCGTGACCAATCCTGCCCATGAGCTGGCCCTGGGCCGTTGGCTGGAGCGCTTTCGCTTTGAGCAGATTGCGCTCTCTCATCAGGTGAGCCCGCTGCCGCGGCTGGTGCCGCGGGCGCATACAAGTGTGCTTGAGGCCTACGTGGGGCCTGTGCTGCAGAGCTATCTGCAGCGGGTGCAACAGGCCCTCGGCCCCGCTGTGCCGCTGCAGGTGATGCGCTCCAGCGGTGTGCTGGCGGAGCCAGGAGCTCTGCACGCCAAAGACACCATCCTTTCGGGGCCTGCGGGCGGCCTGGTGGGGGCCGTGCGCACGGCTGCCATGGCTGGTTTTAGCCGCATCGTGGGCTTCGATATGGGCGGCACCTCCACCGATGTTTGCTATTGCGATGGGCCCTGGCCCCGACGCGATCAGGTGGAGCTGGCCGGATTGCCGATCCAGGCACCGATGCTCGACATCCACACGGTGGCCGCCGGTGGTGGCTCGCGGTTGCAGTTCGATGGTCTGCGGCTGACGGTGGGGCCTGACTCGGCTGGTGCCAACCCCGGCCCCGCCTGCTACCGCCGCGGCGGGCCTCTCACCATCACCGACGCCAATCTGCTGCTGGGTCGTCTCAGGCCTGCATTCTTCCCCGCGTTATTTGGCGCCGGTGGGGATCAGCCCATTGATGCAGAGGTGGTGCAGCAGGGATTTGCGCAGCTGGCCGAGGCGATGGGCTGCAGCCCGGAGCAGGCAGCCGAGGGGGCGTTAACGGTGGCGCTGGAGCGAATGGCTGAGGCGATCCGCCGCGTTTCGATTGAGCGCGGCCATGATCTGCGCGAGGCGGTGCTCTGCAGCTTTGGTGGCGCCGGTGGGCAACATGCCTGCGCCCTGGCCGATCTGCTGGGGATGCGCCAGGTGCTGTTGCATCCACTGGCGGGAGTGCTCTCGGCTTATGGGATCGGCCTGGCCGAAGAAGGCCGCCTGCTGGAGCAGCCGGTGGGCATGCCCCTCAGCGCGGCGCTGCTGCCCCTGCTCGAGCAACGGGCCAGCAGCTTGCTGGCCCAGCACGGGGTGTTACCGCTTCCTGAGGGGATGGCGATGCAGCGCACCCTGCAGCTGCGCTTGGCCGGCAGCGACCACACCCTGCCGGTGCCCTGGCCTGAACACACCTCACTACAGGCGTTGCTTGATGGCTTTGCGCGGCTCTATCGCCAGAGTTTCGGCTATGTGTCTGCCCAGCTGCCGGTGGTGGATCGCATCAGCCTTGAGCTCCATCGGCCCCAGGATCCGGTGGCGCTGCAACCGCTGCCGGAGGCCTTTGGCGCTGCCCCGCAACCGATCAGCTTGTATGTGCAGGGCGAGTGGCGGCCGGCGCAGCTCGTTCAACGCCAGCACCTGCGTCTCGGCCAGCGGCTGGCGGGGCCTGCCCTGATTAGTGAAGCCACCGGCACCATCCTGGTGCCGCCCGGCTGGAGCGGCCAATGCCTCGAGGCTGGGGTGTTGCTCTTGGAGCAGCAGGCAGCACCTGCGCAGGTGCTGCCCGAAGCATCTGGCCTCGATCCGATCAGCCTGGAGTTGTTTAGCCATCGCTTCATGGCGATCGCCGAACAGATGGGCACCCGGCTGCAGCAAACCAGCGCCTCGGTGAATATCCGCGAGCGGCTTGATTTTTCCTGCGCCCTGTTTGATGCCTGCGGCCAGCTGGTGGCCAACGCGCCCCATATTCCCGTGCACCTGGGTTCGATGGGGGAAAGCGTGCTGGCGCTCCTCGCCGCGATAGCGCGTGGTGATCACCAGCCGCTCGCGCCCGGGGATGCAGTGGTGTCTAACAACCCGTTCAACGGCGGCACCCATCTGCCGGATCTCACCTTGATCACGCCGGTGTTCTGGGCGGACCAGATGGTGGCGTTTGTGGCCTGCCGGGGTCATCACGCTGATGTGGGCGGCATCACCCCGGGTTCGATGCCACCCCACAGCACCAGCATCGAGCAGGAGGGCCTGCTGTTCGACAACGTGCCGTTGCTGCACAACGGTGAATGGTTGGAGGCGATGTGGCGTGAACGGCTCACAACGGGAGCCTTTCCTGCGCGCAACCCCGACCTTGTGCTCGCCGATCTTCAGGCGCAGCTGGCTGCCAATCAGTTGGGGGTGGAGCGCTTGCAAGCCTTGATGGCAGCCCAAGGCACCGATCGGGTGCAGCGGGCAATGCTCCAGGTGCAAGCCCATGCCGCTGAGGCCGTGCGGAGGGTGATCGGCCGCCTGAACAGCGGCAGTGCGCGTGTGGAGCTTGATGCAGGCCTGCAGATCGCGGTGGCGGTGCAGGTGGATCAGGCCAAGCGCTGTGTGCGCATCGATTTCAGCGGCACCTCAGCCCAACAGGCCAGCAACCTCAATGCCCCGCTGGCCGTCACCAAGGCGGTGGTGCTCTATGTGTTTCGCACCCTGGTGCAGCAACCGATTCCGCTGAATGCCGGCTGCTTTGAACCCCTGGAGTTGGTGGTGCCACCGGGCTGTCTGCTCAATCCGGCTCCCCCGGCTGCGGTGGTGGCTGGCAATGTGGAAACCTCACAGGCGGTTGCCAATGCGTTGTTTGCTGCTCTGGGGGTGATGGCCGCGGCCCAGGGAACGATGAACAACCTCAGCTTCGGCAATGGGCGCTGCCAGTACTACGAAACGATTTGCGGCGGCACTGGTGCCGGAGAGGGATTTGATGGCGCTTCGGCGGTGCAATCTCACATGACCAACTCCCGCCTTACCGATCCAGAGATCCTCGAACAGCGCCTACCGGTGCGGCTCGAGCGTTTCGCCATCCGCCGCGGTAGTGGCGGAAGCGGCCGCTGGCGAGGTGGCCATGGTGCTGTGCGGGAGCTGCAGGCGCTCGAGCCGCTCACCCTTTCGCTCTTGAGTGGTAGCCGCCGCGTGCCCCCCTTTGGTTTGAATGGAGGTGGCGCAGGGGCGTGCGGCGAAAACTGGCTGTTGCGCCGGGATCAGCAGCCTGAGCGCCTCGCCGGATCCACTGCTGTGGAGCTGGCTGCGGGGGATCGGGTGCGGGTGCTCACCCCTGGTGGCGGTGGCTTCGGGGCAGCAGCTCCAAACTGA